The window TGTATAACCTTCTTCTTCTAATGCGGAATATTGAATTTCATTTTGTCTATTAAAGGCTTTACCTCTAAAATTTCCTTCTTCATTCAGTAAAACTTCTACATTAACATCTCCCGCAACACTTGTCTGCGTATTTGCACCAACAGGAATACCCACTTTTCCGTTTACAATAACTCTATCACTTAATCTTGTTGAAACTGATACATCTACTTGATCATCAATATTAATATCATTTAAATTACTTCTATCTCCTTGCGTATAACCTAAACCTACTTGAAACTTACCATCTTTACTATTTAACACACTAGACAAAAGACTTCCAATTACTTCAGAAGCTGTACCAGTTAGACCATTTGCAGCACTATTTCCTATATTTTCTTCATTATAAAATGTACCGAAAGCCAATAGAAAAGTAAAGTGTTTTAACTTTGTATCTACATCGTTTTCATTCAATTTAAACTCTAATTCAGATGCTATTGTTGAGTTTGCACTAGGTATTTTAATATCAAACTCTTGTTGAGAACTAAATAATCCTCCTGTAATTTTTGTGTATAAATCAATATCAATTTTACGGTTAGAATATACATTATCTAACAGATTTGCAGGATTGGCTTTTGTTCTAAAAACAGCCGTTAAATCTAATTCTGCTTCATACGGATTACCGTTCCAAGAAATTGTACCTCCTTTTTGAACCACAAATGGTTTGTTTATAATTCCACCATATTTAAAATTATAGACTCCGTTATCAATTTCAAAATCTCCAAACATGTTAAATTTACCACGCGTGTTAATTCTAATATCTAAATTACCTGTTCCACTTCCTTTTAAATCACTTCCTGAAGCTTTATCAATTACAACTTGTGCAACAGCATCTTTTGTTACATCTAAATTGATATTTAAGTTTAAACCTTTAATATCATCAATACTTAACTCTTCAGTATTATTTTTTTCTTCAGATTTAAAGTGAATCAATTTATAATTATCAATTGTTTTAATGTCACTCAACGGAATTACAAAGACAGTTCCTGGGTTTGTTTTTCCATTAACATCAATAGTTAAATTACTTGTTAAACCTCTAATTTTAGCATCACCATCTAAAAAACCTGTTCCGTAATATTGAACCTCTTCTTTTTCTTGAGTATCTAAAATCAATAAATTATTGGTATCTATATCTAAGTTTAAAAACCATTGTTTAAAGTTTTGATGGGTTATACTTCCGTTTAATGTACCCTGAGTTTTGTGCTTAGTATCTTCTAAAAGAATACTTGACAAAACAAAAGATTGGTCTTTTAAACGTACACTTGTATTTCCTTTTAAATCAAAATCTACATTTAAATATGGAAATGCTAAACCTGCATCTTTAAAATTTAAAACACCTTCAAAATCAGGGTTTCCTAAAAATCCTTTTGCGGTAAAATCTCCAGAAACACTTCCTCTTAATTTAGACAAAACCTCTTCTCCTAAAGGACTAAATGCTGCTATTTGATATTCTTTTAAGAAAACATTTAAATCTAATTCTGGGCGTTTATTAGAAAAATCTATTTTTCCTGTAGCTGCTATACTCTTAGAGTTTTCGTTTTCTAAGGATAAATTAACAGCATATTTTTCTAATGAATTTTCTCCTTCAACCTGTAAAGCTAAATCTCCTTGTTCAAAATCATTAATACTAAAATTATTGATTGCTAAACTTCCTTTTGGACTATAAACACCGTTTTTTTGTGTAAAATCTAAAACCCCACTTAATTCTCCTTTTAAGGCTAAACTGTCTATTGGAGGTAAAAAACTAGCTAAATTAACTTTTGTAAAACTGGCTTGTAAATCTTTATAATTATCCCCCTTTAAAGCACCTTCAAAGTTGATTTTTTGTTCATCAGAAATTAGTAAAAAGGGACTGAAAGTAAATTCATTATTCTTTATATCAAAAGTTACTTTATTACTTTTATTGTCTTGCGGATTTATAACCCAATCGAACTCTCTATAATTAAAGGTAGATTTTTGAATACCAACTACCGATTTTCTATTTTGATTGATTGTATAGAAAAAATCGAGATTAAATTGCTCTGAATTTTCTTTTCCTCCTTTAAAAATCGATTTAAAATATAATGTATCGTTTACTGTTCTGTTTAATAAATTTAATTTATTAACGTTGTAGTATTTGGTATTAATATTATCTGCTGTAAAATGCGTGTTATATAACGGATTTTTATTATCCATTCTTAACAACACTTTATCTACCACAACATCGTAAGCATCAATTTTAGGGGAAGAAAAAGTTAATCTTAATGAGTTTTGGTCTGATTTAATTTTACCTTTTATATGTGTGTTTTTTGCCACAGAAACTTGTGGTAAAAATATATCTACAATCTGATTGTAAATCTTAAAATCGAAATCTATAAATTGATTTGGTTTTACAGGATATGGATTATAATTTGTATAAACACTACCCAAAGCATTTTGAGCCATTGGTAATAATTGATCAAATGTAAATTTCCCTGTTAACTCACCTTCAACAATATCTTTAGAGTCTATTTTTATGGACTTTATACTATCTTTTATAGACGATTCTAAATTAAATTCTTTAAACGGATACGCTTTTTTCTGATTGGTATAAACCATATCTTTAAAAGTAGCTTTACCAATAATATCGTCCAAGGTATTTCCATCTACATCAATGGAAATTTCTCCTTTTATTACGGAAATACTATCTCTTGTAAAAAGGTTTGTTTTTTGTAAATCTAAATTATCTATAGCAGCTTTAAAATCGAACTCATAAACTTCTTTAGAAAGGTCTGCTAAACCTTCAAATTTCATTTTTAAGTTTTTATCATTAGTATTTAAAATACCATCAAACTTTTTGTTTTGAAACTGACCATTTACATCTAAATCTTTATAAGTATAGTTGTTAAATTCTAATTCAGAAACAGTACCTATTATAGTTGTGTTAATATTTTCAATAGTAAAACCTTCTCCTTGCACATCTGCTTTTAAAGATATTTTTCCTAAAATTGAATCATTAGCAAAAATACCAACATCAAAATTTCTAAACTCTACTTCTCCACTATAAGCAGCATTATCAATATTATCGATATTACTTAGTTGTAAGTCTGAATTTAATGTTCCTATTTCTGAATCTACATTTAAAGTAGCATTCATTTGGTCTGGTGTAACTCTTACCAATCCAGATAAAGTAAAGGTTCCTAATTTTTCAAAATCTGAAGGCAATGTTTTACCCAATACATTTGGCAATAAGTTTTTTAACTTCTGATAATTTGCAGTAACGTTATCTAAATCTCCATCAAAAATAAAACCTCGTTGCGTATTTAATGCATTTACAAATGCCATATCCCCAATAATTTTTAGACCACTATTAGAATATAAGTTAACCTTATTTGCACTAAAGTTATTTATGGTTCCATTTATTTTACCTGTAAAAAATAGTGTTTCATTTCCTCTAATTTCTCCATAAAATTTATGCAAATCTCTTGCGGATAATTTACTTTTATCAAAATCAGCTTTAATTTTTACTTTGTCTGTAAAATATCTAAAATCTTTTCTATCGTAATTAAATTCAATTTCAGCTTTTAAATGAGAATCATTATCTGTTTGCAAAGTGGTATTTACAAACTTCATTTGTTTTGGTGTATATAAAAAATCTGTAGTAAGATTTGTAACCTTAACACCTCTATTTTCAACTAGATACAAGCCTCTAATTTTTGTTGAAATGTTTGGCCCTTCTAAGAAAAAATCTTGCAAATTACCTCCAGCGTTTGTAGCCGAAAACTGTACAGGCTCTTTCTTGTTTTCATCAATTAATTTATACGTAAGATTGTCTACATAAATATTATCTGTTCGTAAAATAAATGGTGTAGAAGTACTGTCTCTAGGCTCATTATCTTCAAACTTATTCAAAAAGACAGTCATACTATCATCAATTTCATCTTTATACGTTTTCATATAAAAGTGAACGCCACTTAAAGAAACATCAGCTAAATTTACATTATTATCTAAAATACGTTTAGCATTTAATATTGAAGTACTTAATTTATCTACAAAGATTAAGGTGTCTTTATGATGATCTCTAATTTCTACATTTTTTAACTGAACACTTCCAAGGAAAGATAAATCGAGCTTTTTTACAACGATATTTGTACCAAAATCTTCGTTAATAGTATCTGTAGCAATTTTTGCCAACCTTGTTTGTACCGCAGGAATAGACAAAACAAGCATTAACAGCAACCAGAAGAGTAAAAGATACCCTAACCATTTAATGATTTTTTTACCAGCTTTTTTAATGATACAATTTTTTAAAGATTTTCTACAAAAGTAATGAGGAAACAGCAAAAATGTTGCCAATATTTACAAAGAAAAGTCAATTTTAACGAATATCTAACGTATTATGAATATTTTTGCGCAACAATCTAAAAAAATTGGATACAAAAAATATTTACATACTTGGTATAGAAAGCTCTTGTGATGATACAAGTGCTTCGGTTATTTGCAATGGAAAGGTATTAAGCAATGTAGTTGCTAACCAAGAAATACACGCTAAATATGGCGGAGTTGTGCCGGAATTAGCTTCACGTGCGCACCAACAAAACATTGTTCCTGTTGTGCAACAAGCTATTGAACAAGCACAAATTGATAAAAAAGATTTAACAGCAATAGCTTTTACGCGTGGTCCTGGATTAATGGGATCTTTATTGGTAGGAACTTCTTTTGCAAAGTCTTTAGCGTTGGGTTTAAACATTCCTTTATTGGATGTTAACCATATGCAAGCACATATTTTAGCACATTTTATTGAAGAAGAAAACAGTAAAATTCCTCCGTTTCCATTTATTTGTTTAACAATAAGTGGCGGACATACACAGGTTGTTAAAATCACCAATCATTTTGAAATGGAAATTTTAGGTGAAACTATAGACGATGCTGTTGGAGAAGCTTTTGATAAATCTGCAAAAATTTTAGGATTGCCTTATCCAGGAGGTCCATTAATTGACAAATATGCACAATTAGGAAACCCAAAAGCGTTTCAGTTTACCAAACCAAAAGTGGGCGATTTAGATTTTAGTTTCAGTGGATTAAAAACTGGAATTCTTTATTTTATTCAGAAAAAAGTAAAGGAAAACCCAGATTTTATTAGCCAAAACCTTAACGATATTTGTGCTTCTATTCAACATACAATTGTTGAAATATTAATGGATAAACTTAAAAATGCTGTTAAACAAACAGACATTAAACATATTGCAATTGCAGGTGGAGTTTCTGCAAATTCAGAAATTAGAAAACGTTTAGAATTAGCGCAAAAATATTGGGGTTGGACAACCTATATTCCAAAATTTGAATACACAACCGACAACGCTGCAATGATTGCTATTACTGGTTATTTAAAATATTTAAACAATAATTATTCTGATATTTCTGTAACAGCACAAGCACGTTTAAAAGTTACTGAATAATTTTATTTTTATACAATTTGAAAAAAAGAATCTCCTTTAACATATCGTATTTCTTACTATGGATGTTTTACTTTATCATAGCAAGAACCTGTTTTTTAGTATTCTATTTTGAAAAAACTTCGGAAGCAGGAATTATTGATGCTTTAAAAGCTTCTTTTTATGGATTACGTTTAGATGCTTCTTTTACAGCGTATGTTAGTTTAGTACCATTTCTACTAATATTATTTTCACCTTTTATACCCAACAAACTCACTTCAACCTTATTAAAAACAATAACTTTTCCATTAATATTTATCGTTTCATTATTAATGATAATTGATATTGGTTTATATCAATCTTGGGGAGTAAGAATAGATGCTACGTTATTAAATTATATTGAAACACCAGAATTAATGTGGGCTTCTACCTCAACAAGTCAAATAGTATTTGGTGGTTTGTTTTGGTTAATTTTATCACTCTTTTTCTGTTATGTATTCAATAAATTAATCCACAAAAAAGTTTTAAATTTTGATAAAGGAACAATTGTACAAGCTGTTATTTTATTAGTAATTACCGCAGTATTAATACTTCCAATTCGTGGTGGAACGCAAGACATTCCTATAAATCAAAGTAATGTTTATTTTTCGGATAATATGTTTGCTAATCATGCTGCTGTAAATTCTATTTGGAACTTTTCGTATTCATTTTCAAAAAAAACTAAAGGCAAAAACCCCTATAAAACATTAGATAAAGAGCTTGCTACAACTATTATTAATAAAAGAAGAAATGCCCTTTTAGAGCCTTCTTTCAATGATAAAATATTAAAAACTGACTCGCCAAACGTCATTTTAATTATTTGGGAAAGCTTAACTGGAAAATTTGTTGAAAGTATTGGTGGAGAACCAGATGTTACTTCAAACTTAAACAAACTTTCTACAGAAGGAATCTTATTTTCTAACTTTTACGGTAACGGAGACAGAACAGACAAAGGAATTATTGCAATTTTAAGCGGTTATTATCCGCAGACAAATAGAAGTATTATAAAAATTCCAAGCAAAGCTAGAAAACTACCAATGCTTACTTCTAAGATGATGAAATTAGGTTACGAAACTAGTTTTTATTACGGTGGCGATTTAAATTTTGGGAACATGAATACTTATTTTAGAAATAGTGGTGTTACTAATTTTGTTGATGGAAGTCATTTTGACAAAAAAGATTGGAGTTCTAAATGGGGAGCTTACGATCATGTTTTTTTAGATACTCTAGCTAAAGATTTATCAAAAGTACAAGAAAAACCATTTTTTAAACTTGCGTTAACGCTTACAAGTCATGAGCCTTTTGAATTTCCTGGGGAATTTAAATTTGGTAAAGATACTAAGGAAAACATGTTTAGAAGTTCACATGCCTATACTGACGAAGCAATTGGAAAATTTATAGACTTTGCAAAAAAACAACCTTGGTGGAACAACACTTTAGTAGTTATTATGTCAGACCACGGACATTGGATGCCAAAGCACGAAGGTTATTATAATTCTCCAAAGAAATTTAAAATTCCGATGTTGTGGCTTGGTGGCGCTTTGCAGAAAAAAGACACCGTAATTTCTACAATTTCTGCGCAAACCGATTTTGCTTATTCATTATTAAAAACAATGAATAAACCCGAAGAAGCCAAAGATTTTATTTGGGGAAAAAATATTTTTAATAATGCTGATGAACAATACGCGCATTATATCTTTAATAACGGTTTTGGAACAATTGATAAAAATGGTGTTTTTGTTTATGACTTTACAAGTAAAAAAGACATAATTAGCAATGGTTCTTCCGCTAAAAAATTAGATTCTTTAGGGAAAGCAATTTCTCAAAAAGCGTATCAAGATTTTATGGATAAATAAAAACAAACCCATAAATTGACTAAAAAAGCTTCATTTATGGGTTTGTCAGAATCGGGGAATTATACTTCCCTATAACGTTTTAATAGAGCAACCTATTGCCTTAGTATTGGTGTTTTTTATTTCTCCTCCTATTAAAAGTGCATTTACAGCATCTTCAACATAACGTTCAGACACACTTTCTTGATCACGAGCATTATTGTCAATTGTACCAATGTAAGCTACTTTTAAGCCTTCTGAATCTTTATTCAACAAATACACATGTGGTGTTTTAGTAGCTCCATATTTAGGATATACTTTTTGTCCTTCATCAAATAAATATGGAAAAGTAAAACCTTTAATTTCTGCTCTTTGTTGCATGCTTTCAAAATCATCACCTAAAGAAGCAGCAGGGTCATTTGGGTTTATAGCAATTACAGGATATCCTTTACTTTTAAATTTATTATCTAATCCAATAATTCTGTTTTCATACATTTTAGAATACGGACATTGATTACAGGTAAATATTACAATAAAACCTTTGGCATCTTTATAATCTGCCATAGAAACCATTTTATTATCTATATTTTTAAGTGAAAAATCATCTGCATAATCACCAACTTGATAACCTTTAGATGATGAATTATTTATAGTAAAAGCTGTAATAACTGATATTATTAGTAATACTGATAAAATTTTTAGTGTTTTCATATTATTAATTTAAGAAGGTTTGTACTTCGTTTTGTAAAGTATTATAGTCGAAAGATTGCTCGTAAAAGGTACGTTTATTTTTAGAATAAATTAAGGTAGCAGGTAAAGCACCAGACCAATCTTTGTCTATTTCAGAAATCCAACGTTGCTCGTCATTATCATCTAACAGTACAACTTTAGATTGTATTTTATTCTTTTCAATAAAAGGAATTAAGCGTTTATCTACTTGCTTAGGAAAGTCTAAACTTACTAATAAAACTTCTACGTTTTTAGTTGCATATTCTGATTTTATTTTCTCAAATGCAGGTAACTCTTTAACACAAGGTGCACACCAAGTTGCCCAAAAATTTACCACATAAACTTTATCATCATTTATATGTAAAAGTGGCTTTAAAGCATCGTAATTATAACTTTCTATTT of the Tenacibaculum todarodis genome contains:
- a CDS encoding TlpA family protein disulfide reductase, whose translation is MKQFVYFLIACLLFLGCKTEQKATAKTEENKPEIASALKIESYNYDALKPLLHINDDKVYVVNFWATWCAPCVKELPAFEKIKSEYATKNVEVLLVSLDFPKQVDKRLIPFIEKNKIQSKVVLLDDNDEQRWISEIDKDWSGALPATLIYSKNKRTFYEQSFDYNTLQNEVQTFLN
- the tsaD gene encoding tRNA (adenosine(37)-N6)-threonylcarbamoyltransferase complex transferase subunit TsaD, which encodes MDTKNIYILGIESSCDDTSASVICNGKVLSNVVANQEIHAKYGGVVPELASRAHQQNIVPVVQQAIEQAQIDKKDLTAIAFTRGPGLMGSLLVGTSFAKSLALGLNIPLLDVNHMQAHILAHFIEEENSKIPPFPFICLTISGGHTQVVKITNHFEMEILGETIDDAVGEAFDKSAKILGLPYPGGPLIDKYAQLGNPKAFQFTKPKVGDLDFSFSGLKTGILYFIQKKVKENPDFISQNLNDICASIQHTIVEILMDKLKNAVKQTDIKHIAIAGGVSANSEIRKRLELAQKYWGWTTYIPKFEYTTDNAAMIAITGYLKYLNNNYSDISVTAQARLKVTE
- a CDS encoding thioredoxin family protein gives rise to the protein MKTLKILSVLLIISVITAFTINNSSSKGYQVGDYADDFSLKNIDNKMVSMADYKDAKGFIVIFTCNQCPYSKMYENRIIGLDNKFKSKGYPVIAINPNDPAASLGDDFESMQQRAEIKGFTFPYLFDEGQKVYPKYGATKTPHVYLLNKDSEGLKVAYIGTIDNNARDQESVSERYVEDAVNALLIGGEIKNTNTKAIGCSIKTL
- a CDS encoding translocation/assembly module TamB domain-containing protein — encoded protein: MLVLSIPAVQTRLAKIATDTINEDFGTNIVVKKLDLSFLGSVQLKNVEIRDHHKDTLIFVDKLSTSILNAKRILDNNVNLADVSLSGVHFYMKTYKDEIDDSMTVFLNKFEDNEPRDSTSTPFILRTDNIYVDNLTYKLIDENKKEPVQFSATNAGGNLQDFFLEGPNISTKIRGLYLVENRGVKVTNLTTDFLYTPKQMKFVNTTLQTDNDSHLKAEIEFNYDRKDFRYFTDKVKIKADFDKSKLSARDLHKFYGEIRGNETLFFTGKINGTINNFSANKVNLYSNSGLKIIGDMAFVNALNTQRGFIFDGDLDNVTANYQKLKNLLPNVLGKTLPSDFEKLGTFTLSGLVRVTPDQMNATLNVDSEIGTLNSDLQLSNIDNIDNAAYSGEVEFRNFDVGIFANDSILGKISLKADVQGEGFTIENINTTIIGTVSELEFNNYTYKDLDVNGQFQNKKFDGILNTNDKNLKMKFEGLADLSKEVYEFDFKAAIDNLDLQKTNLFTRDSISVIKGEISIDVDGNTLDDIIGKATFKDMVYTNQKKAYPFKEFNLESSIKDSIKSIKIDSKDIVEGELTGKFTFDQLLPMAQNALGSVYTNYNPYPVKPNQFIDFDFKIYNQIVDIFLPQVSVAKNTHIKGKIKSDQNSLRLTFSSPKIDAYDVVVDKVLLRMDNKNPLYNTHFTADNINTKYYNVNKLNLLNRTVNDTLYFKSIFKGGKENSEQFNLDFFYTINQNRKSVVGIQKSTFNYREFDWVINPQDNKSNKVTFDIKNNEFTFSPFLLISDEQKINFEGALKGDNYKDLQASFTKVNLASFLPPIDSLALKGELSGVLDFTQKNGVYSPKGSLAINNFSINDFEQGDLALQVEGENSLEKYAVNLSLENENSKSIAATGKIDFSNKRPELDLNVFLKEYQIAAFSPLGEEVLSKLRGSVSGDFTAKGFLGNPDFEGVLNFKDAGLAFPYLNVDFDLKGNTSVRLKDQSFVLSSILLEDTKHKTQGTLNGSITHQNFKQWFLNLDIDTNNLLILDTQEKEEVQYYGTGFLDGDAKIRGLTSNLTIDVNGKTNPGTVFVIPLSDIKTIDNYKLIHFKSEEKNNTEELSIDDIKGLNLNINLDVTKDAVAQVVIDKASGSDLKGSGTGNLDIRINTRGKFNMFGDFEIDNGVYNFKYGGIINKPFVVQKGGTISWNGNPYEAELDLTAVFRTKANPANLLDNVYSNRKIDIDLYTKITGGLFSSQQEFDIKIPSANSTIASELEFKLNENDVDTKLKHFTFLLAFGTFYNEENIGNSAANGLTGTASEVIGSLLSSVLNSKDGKFQVGLGYTQGDRSNLNDINIDDQVDVSVSTRLSDRVIVNGKVGIPVGANTQTSVAGDVNVEVLLNEEGNFRGKAFNRQNEIQYSALEEEGYTQGIGLSYQVNFNTLSELLQKIGLKKKDTVKKVVKKDSILTPRKKLINFK
- a CDS encoding LTA synthase family protein, with protein sequence MKKRISFNISYFLLWMFYFIIARTCFLVFYFEKTSEAGIIDALKASFYGLRLDASFTAYVSLVPFLLILFSPFIPNKLTSTLLKTITFPLIFIVSLLMIIDIGLYQSWGVRIDATLLNYIETPELMWASTSTSQIVFGGLFWLILSLFFCYVFNKLIHKKVLNFDKGTIVQAVILLVITAVLILPIRGGTQDIPINQSNVYFSDNMFANHAAVNSIWNFSYSFSKKTKGKNPYKTLDKELATTIINKRRNALLEPSFNDKILKTDSPNVILIIWESLTGKFVESIGGEPDVTSNLNKLSTEGILFSNFYGNGDRTDKGIIAILSGYYPQTNRSIIKIPSKARKLPMLTSKMMKLGYETSFYYGGDLNFGNMNTYFRNSGVTNFVDGSHFDKKDWSSKWGAYDHVFLDTLAKDLSKVQEKPFFKLALTLTSHEPFEFPGEFKFGKDTKENMFRSSHAYTDEAIGKFIDFAKKQPWWNNTLVVIMSDHGHWMPKHEGYYNSPKKFKIPMLWLGGALQKKDTVISTISAQTDFAYSLLKTMNKPEEAKDFIWGKNIFNNADEQYAHYIFNNGFGTIDKNGVFVYDFTSKKDIISNGSSAKKLDSLGKAISQKAYQDFMDK